In Oryza brachyantha chromosome 1, ObraRS2, whole genome shotgun sequence, the following are encoded in one genomic region:
- the LOC102708475 gene encoding uncharacterized protein LOC102708475, translating to MPKDRSTRAVSYERRRSRASPYSSHGKGCSRRSEESAAAAAAAAAKQAAEWEDVRCPVCMDHPHNAVMLVCSSHEKGCRPFMCDTSYRHSNCFDQYRKASKDSSKDTGASAASAPECSECQQPIKLSCPLCRGPVSHWTKDYDARKYMNAKVRACTKESCEFRGAYSQLRRHARENHPTVRPTQVDPDRQRDWHRMEQQRDLGDLFSMLRSGLSAREDGIGVSEGEEDINERTLHSPSITMVFIVRTGRSILHYREAFPGHHRRRTILLLGEAFGRESSPLGGASGSGDADTTGRDNDEGDDDVTLSTEAAGSQHDVGEVDGDPAH from the coding sequence ATGCCAAAGGACAGGAGCACCCGTGCCGTCTCATACGAGCGCCGTCGTTCTCGTGCTTCGCCATATTCCTCGCATGGGAAGGGCTGTTCTCGCAGGTCGGAGGAGTCTGCTGCTGCAGCGGCAGCTGCTGCCGCTAAACAGGCCGCGGAATGGGAGGATGTCCGCTGCCCAGTCTGCATGGATCACCCCCACAACGCTGTTATGCTCGTCTGCTCATCGCATGAGAAGGGCTGCCGCCCTTTCATGTGTGACACAAGCTACCGACACTCCAATTGCTTTGATCAGTACCGCAAGGCTTCTAAGGACTCCTCAAAGGATACTGGTGCCAGTGCTGCTTCCGCACCAGAATGCAGTGAGTGCCAGCAGCCCATAAAACTGTCATGCCCATTGTGTCGTGGGCCAGTCAGCCATTGGACAAAGGATTATGATGCACGGAAGTACATGAATGCGAAGGTTCGAGCATGCACCAAAGAGTCATGTGAGTTTAGGGGGGCCTACAGTCAGCTGAGGAGACATGCCAGGGAGAACCATCCTACTGTTAGACCAACTCAGGTGGATCCTGACCGGCAGCGAGACTGGCACAGGATGGAGCAGCAGCGTGATCTTGGAGACTTGTTCAGCATGCTGCGTTCAGGCTTAAGTGCCAGGGAAGATGGAATTGGGGTCAGTGAAGGGGAAGAGGACATCAACGAGAGGACTCTACATAGCCCGTCTATAACAATGGTCTTCATTGTGCGCACTGGCAGGTCGATCCTCCACTACAGGGAAGCATTTCCAGGCCACCACAGAAGAAGAACAATTCTTCTGCTTGGCGAAGCTTTTGGTCGCGAATCCTCCCCATTAGGGGGAGCAAGTGGCAGCGGTGATGCTGACACCACAGGTCGTGACAATGATGAAGGTGATGACGACGTGACACTCTCTACAGAGGCAGCTGGTTCTCAGCATGATGTTGGTGAAGTCGATGGTGATCCTGCACATTGA